From Eremothecium sinecaudum strain ATCC 58844 chromosome V, complete sequence, a single genomic window includes:
- the PRP43 gene encoding DEAH-box ATP-dependent RNA helicase PRP43 (Syntenic homolog of Ashbya gossypii AAR180C; Syntenic homolog of Saccharomyces cerevisiae YGL120C (PRP43)), with protein MAKRKLSSDQLPDPVKTSIPEHVAEIAEAINTSHEDPTSERIIHHDAGEFASLVRHATTAAQAEELESGKVNPFTGNDFSENYYKILKVRRELPVHAQRAEFLKLYQENQILVFVGETGSGKTTQIPQFVLFDELPHLRDSQVACTQPRRVAAMSVAQRVAEEMDVKLGEEVGYSIRFENKTSNKTILKYMTDGMLLREAMEDHNLTRYSCIILDEAHERTLATDILMGLLKEVIKRRPDLKVIIMSATLDAEKFQRYFNNSPLLAVPGRTHPVEIYYTPEFQRDYLDSAIRTVLQIHATEGQGDVLLFLTGEEEIEDAVRKISLEGDQLIREQGCGPLKVYPLYGSLPPHQQQRIFEPAPESHNGRPGRKVIISTNIAETSLTIDGIVYVVDPGFSKQKVYNPRIRVESLLVSPISKASAQQRAGRAGRTRPGKCFRLYTEEAFKKELIEQSYPEILRSNLSSTVLELKKLGIDDLVHFDFMDPPAPETMMRALEELNYLACLDDEGELTSLGRLASQFPLDPMLAVMLIGSSEFNCSEQILTIVAMLSVPSVFVRPSKDKKRADDAKSVFAHPDGDHITLLNVYEGFKSDEAYEYGIHQWCRDHYLSYRSLSSADNIRSQLERLMVRYNLELNSTDYENPNYFDNIRKALAAGFFMQVAKKRSGGKGYITVKDNQDVLLHPSTVIGHDAEWVIYNEFVLTSKNYIRTVVSVRPEWLLELAPAYYDLSNFQKGDVKLSLERIKQKVDRIKDLNRTKKSKKSKE; from the coding sequence ATGGCTAAGAGAAAGTTATCATCAGACCAACTTCCGGATCCTGTGAAGACTTCAATACCAGAACATGTTGCCGAAATAGCTGAGGCTATCAACACATCGCATGAAGATCCTACTAGCGAACGCATTATCCATCATGATGCTGGGGAGTTTGCATCTTTAGTGCGTCACGCAACCACAGCTGCTCAAGCTGAAGAATTGGAAAGCGGCAAGGTTAATCCTTTTACCGGAAATGACTTTTCAGAGAACTACTATAAGATTTTAAAAGTTAGAAGAGAGTTACCTGTTCATGCACAGCGAGCTGAATTCCTGAAGCTTTACCAGGAGAATCAAATTCTAGTATTTGTTGGTGAAACAGGTTCTGGTAAGACTACTCAAATTCCGCAGTTTGTTCTGTTTGATGAACTACCTCACTTAAGAGACTCACAAGTTGCATGTACGCAGCCTCGTAGAGTTGCAGCTATGTCGGTTGCACAGAGAGTTGCAGAGGAGATGGATGTAAAACTAGGTGAAGAGGTTGGTTACTCCATCAGATTTGAAAATAAGACATCAAACAAGACTATTTTGAAGTATATGACTGATGGTATGCTTTTGAGAGAAGCCATGGAAGATCACAATTTAACGCGCTATTCCTGTATAATATTAGATGAAGCCCATGAGCGTACTTTAGCCACAGATATTTTAATGGGTCTTTTGAAAGAGGTCATTAAGCGTCGTCCTGATCTCAAGGTTATTATCATGTCTGCAACTTTGGACGCTGAGAAATTCCAACGTTATTTCAATAACTCTCCACTATTGGCTGTACCCGGTAGAACCCATCCAGTTGAGATTTATTACACTCCAGAGTTCCAAAGGGATTATCTAGATTCTGCTATCAGAACAGTTTTACAAATCCATGCTACTGAGGGACAAGGTGATGTTTTATTATTCCTAACaggtgaagaagaaattgaagaTGCTGTAAGAAAGATTTCCTTAGAGGGTGATCAACTAATTAGAGAGCAAGGATGTGGTCCTTTAAAAGTCTATCCATTATATGGTTCTTTACCACCACACCAACAGCAACGTATTTTTGAACCGGCTCCTGAATCACATAACGGCAGACCAGGTAGAAAAGTTATCATCTCAACTAATATTGCAGAAACTTCATTGACAATTGATGGTATTGTATATGTTGTTGACCCCGGTTTTTCTAAGCAAAAGGTCTACAACCCTCGCATCAGGGTTGAGTCGTTACTTGTATCACCAATTTCCAAAGCTTCTGCGCAGCAGAGAGCTGGTCGTGCTGGTCGTACCAGACCTGGTAAGTGCTTTAGGCTATATACAGAGGAAGCCTTCAAAAAGGAATTAATTGAACAATCCTATCCGGAAATTTTACGTTCAAATTTATCGTCTACGGTCTTGGAATTAAAAAAGCTGGGAATTGATGATTTAGTTCACTTTGACTTTATGGATCCTCCGGCACCTGAAACCATGATGAGAGCATTGGAAGAGCTAAACTATTTGGCGTGTTTGGACGATGAGGGAGAGTTGACCTCATTAGGGAGATTGGCATCGCAATTCCCATTGGATCCAATGTTAGCGGTAATGTTAATTGGTTCTAGTGAATTCAACTGTTCAGAGCAGATTCTAACGATAGTAGCCATGCTTTCTGTACCAAGTGTTTTTGTTCGTCCATCTAAGGACAAGAAACGTGCAGATGATGCCAAAAGTGTATTTGCCCATCCAGACGGTGACCATATTACTTTGTTGAACGTTTACGAAGGGTTCAAGTCTGATGAGGCATATGAATATGGCATCCACCAGTGGTGCCGTGATCATTACTTAAGCTACAGATCGCTGTCTTCTGCTGACAATATTCGTTCACAATTAGAAAGACTAATGGTGCGTTATAATTTAGAATTGAATAGTACAGATTATGAAAATCCAAACTACTTTGATAATATAAGGAAGGCATTGGCAGCAGGATTTTTCATGCAAGTTGCAAAGAAGCGGTCTGGTGGGAAAGGATATATTACAGTTAAAGACAACCAAGATGTCTTGCTTCATCCAAGCACAGTAATTGGTCATGATGCTGAGTGGGTGATTTACAATGAATTTGTTTTGACTTCCAAGAACTACATCAGGACCGTGGTTTCCGTTAGACCCGAGTGGTTATTAGAACTGGCACCTGCTTATTACGATTTGAGCAACTTTCAGAAAGGTGACGTTAAACTAAGTCTGGAAAGAATCAAGCAAAAGGTTGATCGAATCAAGGACCTAAATAGAACAAAAAAGTCTAAAAAGAGCAAGGAATAG
- the COQ8 gene encoding protein kinase COQ8 (Syntenic homolog of Ashbya gossypii AAR181W; Syntenic homolog of Saccharomyces cerevisiae YGL119W (COQ8); 1-intron in Ashbya gossypii), whose product MNSQKSLYHGYRVLLAAKEVVSGSLNIAKGSFSQWLLTSDLTRPLLSEFRCFYDKEWEKAKALSHSIHHQKPMSINSNSTLGMPKVGKKKVRHYSTQAKKLISSNDTEEKIHELQSSEVPSSRVSRLFHYGSLAAGVGISAAMSGLNQISKGQSPSLKSLVLSESNITRITHKFSKMRGAALKIGQMMSFQDAKVLPTELYRILSTVQNNAHYMPQSQLQRLLNREFGPGWEVKFSKFNKVPIAAASIGQVHNAILSDGTECVVKVQYPGVRDSIDSDLNNILMLLTATSLLPKGLFLDKTIANARTELKWECDYIREAECLKHFRELLQDDPVFVVPRVIEELTTQNVLTMTKMKGIEIVKLSEQLATQEVRNYICENIMRLCLHEVATYRYMQTDPNWANFLYNKETQKIELIDFGASRSYSNEFVHKYRKLLTHGTKGNREGAFEMSKELGYLTGLESQAMVNAHVDSIMTLCEPFTGDINATFDFSKQTVTDRIRGNIGLMLNQRLCPPPEETYSLHRKFSGVFLLCARLGAKVHCAKLFSEIFAVDDN is encoded by the exons ATGAACTCCCAAAAATCGCTATACCATGGCTATAGAGTTTTGCTGGCCGCAAAGGAAGTTGTATCTGGATCTTTAAATATTGCAAAAGGATCTTTTTCGCAATGGCTTTTGACATCAGATTTGACTAGGCCTCTACTATCTGAATTCCGATGCTTCTACGATAAAGAATGGGAAAAAGCCAAGGCTTTATCTCATAGCATTCATCATCAAAAACCTATGAGCATTAATAGCAACAGTACTCTAGGTATGCCAAAAGTAGGGAAGAAAAAGGTTAGACATTATTCAACTCAGGCTAAAAAATTG ATATCTTCTAATGATACCGAAGAGAAAATTCACGAGCTTCAAAGCTCAGAGGTACCCAGTTCTCGTGTTTCGCGGTTATTTCATTATGGTTCATTGGCCGCTGGAGTTGGAATATCCGCGGCTATGAGTGGATTGAATCAAATATCTAAGGGCCAAAGCCCCAGCTTGAAGTCTTTAGTTTTATCTGAGTCAAATATTACACGTATAACCCATAAATTTTCTAAAATGCGCGGTGCTGCATTAAAGATAGGTCAAATGATGTCTTTCCAGGACGCTAAAGTACTACCTACTGAATTATATCGTATACTTTCCACTGTACAGAATAATGCGCACTATATGCCACAAAGTCAGCTACAAAGACTTTTAAATAGGGAATTTGGCCCTGGCTGGGAGGTGAAATTCAGTAAATTTAACAAGGTACCAATTGCAGCAGCTAGTATTGGACAGGTGCATAATGCCATATTAAGTGATGGCACAGAATGCGTTGTCAAAGTGCAGTATCCAGGGGTTAGAGACTCAATTGATTCTGATTTGAATAATATCCTGATGCTGCTTACTGCCACCAGTTTACTACCAAAAGGACTCTTTTTAGATAAGACTATCGCTAATGCGAGAACTGAATTGAAATGGGAATGTGATTATATACGCGAGGCCGAATGCCTTAAGCATTTTCGGGAACTCCTACAGGATGATCCAGTTTTCGTTGTTCCTCGAGTAATAGAGGAATTAACAACACAGAACGTGCTTACGATGACAAAGATGAAGGGCATTGAGATTGTTAAGTTGTCGGAACAGTTAGCAACCCAGGAAGTCAGGAATTATATTTGTGAAAACATTATGAGGCTTTGTTTGCATGAAGTTGCTACTTACCGTTATATGCAGACAGATCCAAACTGGGCCAACTTTTTGTACAATAAAGAAACTCAAAAGATTGAACTAATTGACTTCGGTGCGTCAAGATCATATTCCAATGAATTCGTTCACAAATACAGAAAACTATTAACTCATGGAACTAAAGGAAATAGGGAGGGGGCATTTGAAATGTCCAAAGAGTTAGGCTACTTGACAGGTTTAGAATCTCAAGCCATGGTTAATGCACATGTTGATTCAATTATGACCTTATGCGAGCCTTTCACTGGTGACATTAACGCTACGTTCGATTTTTCGAAACAAACTGTTACGGATAGAATCCGTGGTAACATAGGTCTTATGTTGAACCAAAGGTTGTGTCCTCCTCCAGAGGAAACATATTCTTTGCATAGAAAATTCAGCGGAGTTTTTTTGCTTTGCGCTAGGTTAGGTGCTAAAGTGCATTGTGCAAAACTATTCAGTGAGATTTTTGCAGTAGATGATAACTGA
- a CDS encoding HER009Wp (Syntenic homolog of Ashbya gossypii AFL013C; Syntenic homolog of Ashbya gossypii NOHBY671; No homolog in Saccharomyces cerevisiae; Syntenic homolog of Kluyveromyces lactis KLLA0B00495g), which yields MPKTKISSRNQYLLNKIIKELLKSLENQMVGLVEMLLEEFDDSPYGTEDGSEISSTKKDSPDIDDGDVGNEVLGYNNAIGIFHLRNVIFSFKMRYGTLAALDLDLIPQLLIEVSQIRNYFIHLIKCLSLYLELPTYSDKDKAKFISIFNLSSDVIFNMQLFPEIIDSLLEDASATGLIDSNIFEVGSNVINKVEKFQSSYQTFKAATNNNSSKCR from the coding sequence ATGCCTAAGACAAAGATATCCAGTAGGAACCAGTACTTGCTAAACAAAATTATCAAAGAGCTTTTAAAGTCACTTGAAAACCAAATGGTGGGACTTGTAGAAATGCTCCTTGAAGAGTTTGATGATTCACCTTACGGCACAGAAGACGGTTCGGAAATATCCTCAACTAAAAAAGATTCACCTGATATTGATGACGGCGACGTGGGGAACGAAGTCTTAGGATACAACAATGCTATTGGGATATTTCATTTGCGCAACGTGATTTTCAGCTTCAAGATGAGGTATGGAACGTTGGCTGCACTAGACTTAGACCTCATACCCCAACTACTGATTGAAGTTAGCCAGATACGAAATTATTTTATACATCTAATCAAATGTCTAAGCCTCTACTTGGAACTGCCGACATATTCTGACAAGGATAAAGCGAAGTTCATTTCAATTTTTAACTTGTCTTCAGATGTAATTTTCAACATGCAACTTTTTCCAGAAATTATTGATTCGTTACTCGAGGATGCCAGTGCAACTGGTTTAATTGATTCAAATATTTTTGAGGTCGGTAGTAATGTTATAAACAAAGTAGAAAAGTTCCAAAGCTCATATCAAACGTTTAAAGCGGCGACTAATAACAATTCCAGTAAATGTCGGTGA
- the CDC20 gene encoding ubiquitin-protein transferase activating protein CDC20 (Syntenic homolog of Ashbya gossypii AFL014C; Syntenic homolog of Saccharomyces cerevisiae YGL116W (CDC20)) has translation MAPGTDPKLVANRSTLLLPSPSRLNVVASDWSKIEKQNKIVKNRSAHPHMHRSLSNVTNIAHVSSASSSVQRTKLTQAVPPLLRKSSSFFKDDSIRDTSTVDSSELASSAFVSTDRFIPLRNTGTVAKCDDEADDQDISPPPNASPSTHQKARTKIVFKQNIAEACGLDMSQRILQYMPQPPQSSVKRAIYSIGSRSHYQYSSAIQSLNNVARLRKVNTNPERILDAPGFQDDFYLNLLSWSQKNVLAIALDQSLYLWNGETGEVTLLVEFETETITSVVWSNDDCHISIGKDDGDTEIWDVEVMSHVRTMRSGLGVRICSQDWLDTVVCIGAKSGEIQVNDVRVKDHIVNTWEKHTSEVCGIKFRQDGLQLASGGNDNTVMIWDTRQDEPLWTKRNHNAAVKAIAWHPDVINLLATGGGSLDRHIHFWNTTTGARIGSINTGSQVSSLHWGQSYEGSHMKEEIVATGGSPDNSISIYSYESKIKVAEITQAHESRIVSSQLSPDGTIIATVGGDENLKFYRVFDAKKKKTRDHETESFLEIMGVGKKGDDNSNTSLSPKKTNFIIR, from the coding sequence ATGGCTCCCGGTACTGATCCTAAGCTAGTTGCTAATCGCTCGACTTTGTTGCTTCCATCACCATCTCGACTCAATGTAGTTGCGTCGGATTGGTCTAAGATCGAGAAGCAAAACAAAATTGTGAAGAATAGATCAGCACACCCTCACATGCACAGATCTCTGTCCAACGTCACCAATATTGCACATGTCTCATCTGCATCATCCTCCGTTCAGAGGACCAAGTTAACACAAGCAGTGCCCCCGCTACTGCGAAAAAGCTCATCGTTTTTTAAAGATGATTCTATCAGAGATACGAGCACAGTTGACTCATCTGAACTAGCATCTTCTGCATTTGTCTCTACAGACAGGTTTATTCCATTGAGGAACACTGGGACGGTAGCAAAGTGCGATGACGAAGCTGACGATCAAGATATTTCCCCACCTCCAAATGCTTCGCCGTCCACTCATCAAAAAGCCCGTACTAAAATTGTTTTCAAACAGAATATTGCCGAAGCATGTGGCCTTGACATGTCACAGCGCATCTTACAGTACATGCCACAACCACCACAGTCATCTGTGAAGCGAGCTATATATTCAATTGGAAGCAGATCCCATTACCAATACAGTTCTGCCATACAGTCACTTAATAACGTGGCTAGGTTGAGAAAAGTTAATACAAATCCTGAACGTATTTTGGATGCCCCCGGGTTCCAAGATGATTTCTACTTAAACCTTTTAAGTTGGTCACAGAAAAACGTCTTAGCCATCGCACTAGATCAGAGTCTATATTTATGGAATGGAGAGACGGGGGAAGTCACTTTGCTAGTTGAGTTTGAAACCGAGACTATAACTAGTGTTGTTTGGTCTAATGACGACTGTCACATCTCTATTGGCAAAGATGACGGTGATACTGAGATTTGGGATGTCGAAGTAATGTCTCATGTTAGAACAATGAGGAGTGGCCTTGGTGTTAGAATCTGTTCACAGGACTGGCTTGACACGGTCGTTTGTATTGGTGCTAAAAGTGGTGAAATCCAGGTTAACGACGTTAGAGTAAAGGACCATATAGTTAATACATGGGAAAAACATACAAGCGAAGTATGTGGTATAAAATTTAGACAAGACGGTTTACAGCTAGCCTCTGGAGGCAATGACAACACTGTCATGATATGGGACACAAGACAGGACGAACCATTATGGACAAAGCGCAATCATAACGCTGCGGTGAAGGCCATCGCCTGGCACCCAGATGTGATCAATCTGCTTGCTACCGGCGGTGGATCACTAGACAGACATATTCATTTCTGGAACACAACAACGGGAGCTCGTATCGGAAGCATTAATACAGGGTCACAAGTATCTTCCTTACATTGGGGACAAAGCTACGAGGGCTCACACATGAAAGAGGAAATCGTTGCAACAGGCGGCTCTCCCGACAATTCTATATCAATTTACAGCTACGAATCCAAGATTAAGGTTGCGGAAATCACGCAGGCCCACGAATCTCGAATTGTATCGAGTCAGCTTTCTCCAGATGGCACAATAATAGCAACTGTGGGAGGTGATGAAAACCTAAAGTTCTATAGAGTATTTGATgccaagaagaagaagactcGTGACCATGAGACGGAAAGCTTCCTAGAAATCATGGGAGTTGGCAAAAAGGGAGACGATAATAGCAACACCTCGTTATCACCGAAGAAAACCAATTTCATAATCAGGTAG
- the SNF4 gene encoding AMP-activated serine/threonine-protein kinase regulatory subunit SNF4 (Syntenic homolog of Ashbya gossypii AFL015C; Syntenic homolog of Saccharomyces cerevisiae YGL115W (SNF4)), giving the protein MINASALTSTAGSEKVVVGSEGADVALEQKLAIKSIRLFLKSKTSYDVLPVSYRLIVLDTSLLVKKSLNILLQNNIVSAPLWDSTTSKFAGLLTSLDFINVIQYYFSNPDKFELVDKLQLNGLKEIEKAIGVDPPDRESIHPFKPLYEACCKMIESRARRIPLIDQDEETHREIVVSVLTQYRILKFVALNCRETRYLKRPLYEIDIITSAEMLSCSMSTPVIDVIQLLATGGVSSIPIVDENGKLINVYEAVDVLGLIKGGIYNDLSLSVGEALMRRSDDFEGVYTCTIRDKLSTILDTIRKSRVHRFFIVDDEGHLTGVLTLNDILKYILYAEN; this is encoded by the coding sequence ATGATAAATGCATCGGCTTTAACGAGTACGGCTGGAAGTGAGAAAGTCGTTGTGGGGAGTGAAGGTGCCGATGTAGCATTGGAGCAGAAACTAGCTATAAAGTCAATCAGACTCTTTTTGAAGTCAAAAACGTCTTATGATGTTTTACCTGTTTCTTATAGACTCATTGTGCTTGATACTTCGTTACTGGTAAAGAAGTCATTGAACATTTTGCTACAAAACAACATAGTCTCAGCGCCCCTGTGGGACTCAACAACTTCAAAATTTGCTGGACTATTGACGAGCCTAGACTTTATTAATGTCATACAGTACTATTTTAGTAACCCTGATAAGTTCGAACTGGTTGACAAGCTACAATTAAATGGGCTCAAGGAGATAGAAAAGGCCATCGGCGTTGATCCCCCCGACAGGGAGTCTATACATCCGTTTAAGCCCCTATATGAAGCATGCTGCAAAATGATTGAGTCGCGAGCAAGAAGAATTCCACTTATCGATCAAGATGAGGAAACCCATAGGGAAATTGTTGTTAGTGTTCTCACCCAGTATCGTATACTGAAATTCGTTGCCTTAAATTGCAGAGAGACAAGATACCTAAAACGACCACTCTACGAAATCGATATAATCACTTCTGCCGAGATGTTAAGTTGCTCTATGAGCACGCCAGTAATTGACGTGATACAGTTGCTGGCTACCGGGGGTGTATCTTCGATTCCCATCGTAGATGAAAACGGCAAGCTTATTAACGTCTATGAGGCTGTAGACGTACTAGGTCTCATAAAGGGAGGAATTTATAATGATCTTTCACTAAGCGTGGGTGAGGCTCTTATGAGAAGAAGTGACGATTTTGAAGGCGTGTACACTTGTACGATAAGAGACAAGCTCTCAACTATATTGGATACGATCAGAAAGTCTCGAGTGCATAGATTTTTTATTGTAGATGATGAAGGTCATTTGACTGGTGTGTTGACGTTAAACGATATTCTGAAGTATATATTATACGCTGAAAACTGA
- a CDS encoding uncharacterized protein (Syntenic homolog of Ashbya gossypii AFL016C; Syntenic homolog of Saccharomyces cerevisiae YGL114W) produces MTSPDISWNEKPSIKQIRLRSTLVGLYIGSLVLISNFQFGLQTGWVSMMSLPSALLGCAIFKNLWPILFSNYEPFTDVENVYVQSVAVAVGTGPLAYGFIGIIPAIEKLLTKEESGGTREQGEPFTLSQLLLWSLSLAYFGIFFAVPLRKQVIIREKLPFPSGSATATLIGVLNESKIMQEVPPEELRKFRRRQLSRPNGSLADVGDELPLLSADQLHKNHNSIKRDDSVGVLRGEEFASNFLASSGQSTYQENINTLSLTFIAASAYTLITHFIPWLTAIPLFGSYLSKTYLWNVQLSPAYIGQGMIMGLPTVSYILVGCILGWGILAPLARYMKWINPGADVNDWENGVQGWILWSSLSIMIADSLVGLIVFSVRTFVKFMLVDSKAELLSAKIEDAMESALLEDHLDINDMMHCNASSGQQSILLASSERDNEVDSKHLVRYTTVVSGLVLSCAVCVLTLIYLFGAKIIPLYAVVTSLCLAIFLSVLGVRALGETDLNPVSGVGKLSQIVLAFIVPRDHKAAVLINLVSGAVAEAGAQQAGDLMQDLKTGHLLGASPRAQFLAQLIGGTWSIILSSIVYLFYNKVYDIPNEQFKIPTAVVWIDCARLVTGAGLPDHALECSLVLGVIFAFFSLIKNCLNKKWTVYIPSGVATGVGIYSSPSFSIARFMGGIFAYWWLRKLQTDLGAKTKMIVFSSGLVLGEGVCSILNMILTTLHI; encoded by the coding sequence ATGACAAGCCCTGATATATCATGGAATGAGAAACCATCTATTAAACAGATCAGGCTGCGATCGACATTAGTGGGACTTTACATTGGATCACTGGTGCTGATTTCAAATTTTCAATTTGGATTACAGACAGGATGGGTTTCCATGATGTCGTTGCCAAGTGCGTTGTTGGGTTGTGCGATATTTAAAAACCTTTGGCCGATTTTATTTAGCAATTATGAACCGTTCACTGATGTTGAGAACGTATATGTTCAGAGTGTTGCAGTTGCCGTCGGTACCGGTCCTCTTGCTTATGGATTTATAGGGATAATTCCTGCAATCGAGAAGCTTTTGACAAAAGAAGAGAGTGGAGGAACTAGAGAGCAAGGAGAGCCATTTACACTGTCACAGTTGCTGTTGTGGTCGCTATCACTAGCGTACTTTGGGATCTTTTTTGCGGTTCCCTTGCGCAAGCAAGTAATTATTCGAGAGAAATTACCATTTCCAAGTGGTAGTGCTACAGCTACGCTAATCGGGGTGCTAAACGAGTCCAAGATAATGCAGGAGGTACCGCCTGAAGAGCTACGTAAATTTAGGAGACGGCAGCTGTCTAGGCCAAACGGTAGTTTAGCTGATGTGGGCGATGAACTGCCACTCTTGAGTGCAGATCAGTTGCATAAAAATCATAATTCGATTAAAAGAGACGATTCTGTTGGGGTACTTAGGGGGGAGGAGTTTGCTAGCAACTTCTTGGCAAGCAGTGGTCAAAGCACTTATCAGGAAAACATAAATACATTATCATTGACTTTTATCGCTGCTTCCGCATACACTTTAATCACCCATTTTATTCCCTGGTTAACAGCTATTCCTTTGTTTGGCAGTTACTTATCAAAAACATACTTATGGAACGTGCAGTTATCCCCTGCTTACATCGGACAGGGAATGATAATGGGTCTTCCAACTGTATCTTACATATTAGTGGGATGCATATTAGGATGGGGGATACTAGCTCCCTTAGCAAGGTACATGAAATGGATAAACCCTGGAGCTGATGTTAATGATTGGGAAAATGGCGTTCAAGGATGGATACTATGGTCATCTCTTTCCATCATGATAGCAGACAGCCTCGTGGGGTTAATTGTATTTTCGGTTCGAACTTTTGTGAAATTTATGCTGGTAGACAGTAAGGCCGAGTTGTTAAGTGCAAAAATAGAGGACGCAATGGAGTCAGCATTACTTGAGGATCACTTAGATATAAATGATATGATGCACTGTAACGCAAGCTCTGGTCAGCAGTCTATTCTCCTGGCTAGCAGTGAGCGTGATAATGAAGTTGATTCGAAACATTTAGTTAGGTATACTACAGTGGTAAGCGGTTTAGTGCTTTCATGTGCTGTCTGTGTCTtaactttaatatatttatttgGCGCCAAGATAATTCCTCTATATGCTGTGGTGACATCTTTATGTTTGGCAATATTTTTATCCGTACTTGGCGTCCGTGCTCTGGGCGAGACTGATCTAAATCCAGTTAGTGGGGTTGGAAAACTTTCTCAGATCGTTCTAGCATTTATTGTGCCTCGTGATCATAAAGCTGCGGTACTTATTAATTTGGTTTCAGGTGCTGTTGCAGAGGCTGGTGCCCAACAAGCCGGAGATTTGATGCAGGATCTCAAGACAGGTCATTTGTTAGGTGCGTCTCCCAGAGCACAATTCCTAGCGCAACTAATAGGCGGAACATGGTCTATTATATTGTCGAGTATCGTCTACCTATTTTACAACAAGGTTTACGATATTCCAAATGAGCAGTTCAAAATACCGACAGCAGTGGTATGGATCGATTGCGCAAGGCTTGTGACAGGAGCGGGTCTTCCAGATCATGCATTGGAGTGCTCCCTTGTTTTGGGTGTTATATTTGCttttttttcattaatAAAGAACTGTTTAAATAAGAAATGGACGGTTTACATACCTTCTGGAGTTGCTACGGGAGTAGGAATCTACAGTTCACCAAGTTTTTCTATTGCAAGGTTTATGGGTGGGATTTTTGCATATTGGTGGCTGAGGAAGCTTCAGACTGACTTGGGAGCTAAAACAAAAATGATTGTCTTCAGCTCGGGGCTGGTCCTTGGTGAGGGTGTGTGTAGCATTTTAAATATGATATTAACCACGttacatatttaa